The DNA window TGTAGGACCAAAGAAAGTGGTTCTTGGATGGGACCTTGCTGCCAGATCAGTTTTCAGCTCCACAACGTGAAAAACCTTGCAACAAACAGCTCCAGGGTGTCCCATTACCTGGAACTCCCCGGGGGCCAGCTGCACCCCGCTGTACAGCACTTCTGGGAAGACGTAGCTGGTGCCAAATGTGCCGCTGAGGGAGAACATCTCAAATTTGGTCTGAGCCGTCTCCACGGGCTGCCCACATGTGCTCAGGTTTGTGCTGGGGCACTTGAGCAGACTGCAGATCTGTGGGGAGGAGACACAAAGGCAAAACATCACTCAACTTTCAGCAATCATGAGCTGGATTTGATAGCAAGAAAAGTTCCCAGGATGCAGTAATGGACAAATGTTTCTAGGTGGTTGGCATGTGGCCACACTCACCTCTAAAAATGCAATTACCTGCCAATGGTACTTTATGACAGAACCGTGAAGCCCATCAAATGCACCCAGGACATAAACTTCATCTTTCCTCTTGTTTGACATCTGATAAACTAGATGACAGCAAAGGTCTCCTTGGCAAACAGTGTAATTTCCATCCTTGTGCTTGAGTTCACTGAAAGTGAATATATCCTTCCGGACAGCTCCGGAGAAAGTGTCGTTTTCTCCAGGAAATTTCTTGATGCTGGTGGCATACAAACTCCAGTTGATGGCAGGAGGGTAGGTGGGGGAAAGACGGGGGTGTGTTCTCATCTCTGCTAGCAGGAGCCGTCCCTCCTCGGTGGCACTGTCATAGTGGTAGGTGGCAGGTCCTTCTGGCGTGAACAGCCCACTGCCTGCCAAGGACACCACCAGCCCTCCGTTAGCCAGCACCACACAGCACGGCTTGGCAGGGGTGCCAGTCACCCCCACACCACACTGGCACTGTTTTTTCAGTGATACTTTTTTCATTCAATATGTTACTGAGAGTTTTGGAATCATTTTAAAGCACAGAACAGCTAAAATACCCATCCTAGTATTAAAACGTTggttcatttaaaaataaatcatagcTGTCAGAGTGGGATATTTGACAAAGGAGGCAATCATGGGGGAAGTTATGTTCCACTGAAGGAAATACAGGGCTGTGGCCTAAACTCAGCCCAGTCTATTCAGGGCAGGCAAAAATGTTCCTCTGTAGTTTTCACTTTGCTTCAAGGGAGGATAACAGGTGCAGCTACACAATTTTTTCATTtactagaggaaaaaaaaggcagcaaatatatattcagagaaaagcaaaacataGTATCTGTAAATCTTCAgcagccacaaaaaaaaaagagaacgTTTTATTCCGTATACAAGAGGAATCTTCCTTTCGGTTTTACAATATTAGGCTCTGattaaaagggtttttttctccattaagTGTTGAttgaattttaaacagaaaatgctgCCTCTAGACAAGAGACTGCAAATTTAAGTGAAACTTTGTGCgctttttgaaataaaatttcacatttAAGTTATCAAAACTGAATGTCATGGGCTTTCTATTTTTACCCTTTTCAGAACATTCAACATTTTCTTACCTCAAGTTGTTTGCTACATTCAGTACCAAAATCGCAAAGATCTTTACTCCAATTAAAACATTGCTTTTCAGAGACTTCACTATGTCTAAAACATTTCTGCCTGCTTCTGAATCTGGGAACAATTTCCCTGTTCCTGAAAGCAACTCACCTGTCATTGCCATGCTGGTGTTGTGAGTATTTGCTGAAAGTAAATTAACACGCATGCCCATAGCCCAAGCAGAGTGAAACTCAATTGCAGTCAGAAAGGGCAGGACATTCATCCAAGCTGTTGGGAAGAGCACGGTGTCCACCTGCATCTTGCTCACCAGAACCACGGCAGGCTCATAGAAAAGGATGTCAAAGCAAGTGAAAGTGCCAAACTTCCCAAAAGGAGTCTCAAAGATGACAGCTTCTGGCTCTTTTGGGTAATTAAACTGAGTTTCACCTCTAAACAGATTGTACTGCAGGTAAAGAAAATGGCATattagaaactgaaaataagGCAAGGTTATGAACAGCTTTTGCATCTGAGATAGGCTTTAATGCAAAACTGGGAGTTGAGCTACCTGAGCTGGCTGGCACGGCTGGTTTGTATCCATCCAGCTGGCCCTCCCTCCCAAAAATGGGGTGGCTGTTCCACATCTACCCTCCTGAAAGCAATGCCCAGTATTGGGCATTATATTTAGCAGTATTAGCTGCTAAACTCCAAGACCAAGGGCCAAGATGTTCCATGCAAAAGCACTGTCTAGGTTTGCTATGAATGTGCCAAGGAAAAGATAATGTTCACTGAGTATGGAAAATTCTGTCACTGATTCTTTGCCATTTACTGTCATAAACCTAGCACTCAAGTGTTTGGCAGCTGGCATGCATTCTGCAGCTACAGTGCTCCTGGGAATAATTTGCCTGACTGGCCAAGCAATTGCTTGGTTTTCCTTCTGGCCATAAGATCATCAAATCATCCTGGATTAGTTGTCACTTTATAATAATGTAAAATTCTTGTATAAACCATCTGAAATTGGTGCCAGAGGGTTGAAAAATATGTTGATAATAAATTAGATGTTGATGCTGAAGCACATCCTTGCCTTATGGTAACGAGCCACCAGTTTCCCCTGTGTGTCAAACACAACATCCGTATTGTACTGGTAGCGACCGTCCCTGGGGCAGTCGGGATCGCTGGAGTCACACGGCTTCTTGTCCCCGATATTTGCAACCACATAGATGGAGTTATTTCTGGCCATGCAGCTGAGTCGTTCCTGCACTGGTGCTGGACCAAATCTAAAGTattttagagaaagaaaaaaaaatttttagaagtttaagTGCCCATGTAGAAGTAAGGCATTCAGTACTCTATTAACTGCACATCCCCAGATGCTGGAAAAGTAATAGATCAAATCATAgtttctgttcattttcttccctgttcATAGTATCATTTTAAATGACCAGtctcttttatctttaaaaaatggTCTCCCTGTGTTCTTCTTTCCTGTACCCTTTACAATGTTATTTTCTGTGTAGATAGAATTCCCAGCCAACATGCATGCAAAGATGTGGAGAGCTTCACAAAGCACAGGCAAGAATAAATCAGTACAGAGATATAAATCTTAAACAGCTTAAAAGCAAATTATCAAGCAGCTCTAAGCCCTGATTCAGAAGACAATTttagccttttttaaaaatcactatCTGTAAGCCTTTAGTAAAAAGCGGGCAAAGCATTTACAGAGCTGAGGACTCCTGAAATCTAGCTTCATAAGGCCTCAGAAGCAAGCATAAAAGCTTAGCTAAGACATGGACTTGGTctttttggtgtccccaggtgacacaCATTGAGACCACCTCTGTGTGTAACACAGCAGACTGCAAGTGGCTGTATTTCCAAAAGATATTTCTTTCAGATCTGGATTAGTATTTTGTGCAACTGGGTTTTGAAATCAATCTGCCACCTGAACTGAGGACTGAATCAGCTTGTCTGATCTATGCATCTAAATGATAACAAATTAGATTCTACTTATAGAAGGTTTTCACAAGTGATCTGAATTGATAAAGTTGtgcatgttttaaaaataattattttgcctAAAACATCCTCATTTTTGTCCCTTTGCAAATAAAGCTGTCTCAGTGCTTTTTAGCTGACATATTCCCATTACCATTTAATTAAGACCTCTTTTTGACGCATCTCAATTCTACAGTACTTGTGATTTTATATAGATTAAAGAATTAGCAGTTCTCAGTAATTTAGTGTGAGCTGCTCAAGACTCCATGAGATACAGGTTGAAGTCACCTAAACCACCACAGAAGGAATCACCTTGAGGGGTCAGTGCAGGGAATCCAATTCACCACTGGATCTGGGATATCCTCCAGGTAGGGGTAGATGGATTCTCTTGTGAATCGCCAGCCATAGATGCCGTCTTCAGGAGTCACGATGATGTGGGCACCCTGTCACAACAGGCTCCGTTTAAAGGTCACCCACCAGCAGATAACCAGGAGGGCCAGCAGGAACAGAAAACACTGATGGACAACCCTGACGGTACCCCTCGTACCTGCTGGGCAGCTTCCTTGATGGCCCCTTCCAGGACATCCATGTTTTTGTTCATCAGGGCCAAAGCACTGTCGGGAGAAACAGGCTCCTCAGTGGGACCTGGCAGGATGACGGCGTGCTCGTAGACAGCTGCCATGAAGGTGTCAGAGGCAAGGGCCTGAAGGGCTGCGAGTGCAAACAGCACTGCGGGCAGGAGAGCCTGGGAAGGGAGCAtggctgcagcctcccagctcctggattAACATGAGGAATATAAAtcagagagaaagaggaggagtaAAGACTAATACATTTACTTTGGAAGTAAACTTCTGTTAAGTAATCTCAGAAGCTACAGTATATTTCTGCCAAAAAGTCATAGAAACTCTTCTAGGAATTTGACCTTGTTTCCAATATGaaatgttttaaacaaaagtAGAACAAAAGGCTAAGAGAGCTTGTCAGAAGCCATGTTAATCTACAGGGGGTCCACTGGAAGGAGCACTTGCACATTTCATTTGCACATCCCTCTCCAGGCTTTTAAATCCATCTCGGGGCAAGCCTAGGCTCCTGTTTAGGATACACTACTCCATACCTCCATACTGCACAAGGCTTCCATCAGTGAAAACTTCAGCCAGTGCTGAAGACAGATCACCTGTGTGGGGTACAGCCCTCCTGCTTCAGAGTGCAAATAATTCAGCGATGTTTATGAGATGTGTGGTCCCACCACACCTCCTGCTTTTGGCTAATGACTTATTATAGTTCAAGTGGGTGCCTTGAGAGTGTCCTCCCCACTGGGCTCACACTGCAGTATAAAGTGTCCCTTTGCTGACCTCTCTGCCTAGAGCTAAAAGACTAGCTTTTTTTGTGAGAAAGAATTCAAAACcacaattttttctttatgatgGTGTAATAAATatagttatgaataaaaattcgtaaagacctaaataaatatatctgtagtataataacatgagaaaataaaaaatatagtgTGACTAGGGATTCCTCCCTAGATTCAGCTGCAAACATCCATTTTAGAGAGAACAATTCTACCGGCATCGGGATAATGATCCTAGTCAGCGCCCATCAGcctaaaagaataagcaggacatgggccatcaggctggacaaaagaaacaagccCGGACGAGATACTCATCACCGGACCTGAGCACCCCGCCTGACAAGCTGCAGGTGGGGAGCAATCAAactagacaaagaaagaagcccagTCGAGATATTCATCGGCCCCAACCCCGGAGCCAACCACTCCGTCCTGATGGCCTAAACCAGGATGAAATCAAGGAACATCCAGGACctttttacatatgaggagactctgccccactgtctattgattcagttcccggttccaggaaatccattctaCCAACCATCAAGACACTCTGTTGAACAGTAACTGCtcggagttttggcctcagggcacaaaacccctataagaaccccggactgcagcCCATAcggtgtggatttgggaacacctataccttgggtatagacccctgtccacccagcgctacgctgacctatttattgtggtttttctctttcgttgcaggtgcttaaattgttttataataaattgctttttattgaccttattttgccattgcatttataacaatggTCCTTCCAAAAGGAAGTTTTTGTACAATAAGCAACTTGAAATTTCTTATGGAAAGCAGTGTTTTTTACTcatggaaataaatttttaccACAGTATTTTCTACAGTTTCAGATGAACCCTACAAAGGACCTGTGGTATATCAGTGAGGGTAAAGGAATGTAACCTGACTCGTCATTTATCACttagcaagaaataaaaaaaatccttctttctCCTCACAAAATCTTCCTCTTCACTATGTAGTGTCACCCAAAAGAATGATTCTTCTCCATCAGCACCAAGGCCTCCTCAGGAGAAGCCAACACTTTGTCTAGCCTATGATTCTAAAACACCATTGTGCTTACAGATGGCTGCAACATCTGTGTCCAGGGCACAGGTCTCCAGAGCAGCCAACACAAAGCACAGCAGAGGCACAAGTTTTAGGAAGCCCCATGTCTGGAGCCTGGAATTCACCCAAGAGGAAGTCACAGGAAAGCAAAGGCAGGGGACTTTAAAAAGGAAGTCTTGTACAAAAGCCGGGAATTCCCCAGGGTGGCTGAAAGCTGACACCCAGTAATCACCCTATCCGGAAAGACTCAGTATCAAAGGCAAGAGAGCTGCCAGCATTGCGCAATTCTGCCTCACAGCAACAGCCGGGAAGTCACTGAGAAGTCACCactgtgctgcagctgaagaAACATGTTATCTACCAGATATACAAAAAAATCAGGCATAGTATTGCTGTAGTAGCACCGTTCAAGGCAAGCCTGGGtcccagaaggaaaacaactttGGGAAATCTCAGCAGAGACCAACATGGACACATTCCTGCCCAGACTCAAGGACATGAGGTGCAGGCATGGCTAGAGGAGGCAGGTGGCCAGGCCCCAGCATAGGGAGTACCTGTGCCaccccagctcagcacagctcagagtCGCAGGGACTTTGGGGGCTGCTGCATATCCTGCTGGGGGAGCTCCCGGGCAGGCTGGTTGTCTGAGCAAAACCATCAGCACACCCACCACTCAATTACCAAGTTCTGAAGATCTCTGGTCCCCAAAGGTCTCTGTAGGAAGACTGTGGTGAATAGGACACACAATTTCTAGATTTTGCCTACTGCAATGTACTTTCCTATATCCACAGGTCACTCCAGCAGAAATCTTGAAGCGAAAGCTGCATGTGCACAAAAATCACTTGTATCTAGCGCCCGTTTCTTACCTTCTTTGGTTCTGACTCAGCAGTCAGGTaacaaaaaggttttttctgCACTGCCCTCGAAGAAGTGTTTACTGTTATCAGTGGTTACACACAGCCTTGTCTTTATACAGAGTGAGTTGGTATGTGGGCAAGGGGTGGATTTGCATAGGATTACTTTCTGTATGCTTGACTCACTTCTCACAATAACACATTTCACAATGATAAGTGTTATGCAATCTCTGTAGAGAAAAGAATTCAGTGTCATTATGGTTTCTGCCAGTCTTCTGTAGGAAAATACTCAACATCCAAATATACCTTAAGCAGACCACAATGGCCTTGAACCAAATCCTGGATTCAAGATACTCACCGTATTCAGGGCTGGGATTCTACACTACCTGCACACACATTCCATTATCCAGAGGACTGGCATCAGCAGTGAACAAACTTGAAGAAGCCACCTCTTAGCTTTGAGACTTGCCACGCACTCCTGCTGAATCCTTTCTGCAAGATGAGACCTTCTCAGGTGCCATAACTTCCCTTAAATCCAGATCCTTTCCTTGGGAGAGGGTTGTAGTATCACCCACCAGCTTGCCTGGGGACAAATACAGTGTCTGCACTGAGTTTGTACCCATGGGAAGAGGACTACACTGGATAATCTCTTGCTGGACTGAGATCAGTCTGTGGTGGTCACACAGTAACTGATTCAAACAGTGAACAAGGTTTTAAGACAGTGTGGCTTTAGCAGCAATAATGTTGAGCTTCCATGACTCAGAGCACATTGTCTGGGGCTTTTGATAAACATGTCATTATGTGAGACATGTCACTGTTATGTCTCATGTGAATATCTATTtacatttggaaacaaaaaaagtcatATGGCGCACAGCAGCCATAATCAGGTAATCAGTGCTGGGGTTTGGAGAGTATTTGCACTCCCAGTGTCTCACCAGCTCCAGAACAGAAGTACAGGGGAGTGAGGACCTTGAGAGCATCATGGTAAAAAACTTTGATGAGTAAAAATATGGCTAGAAGACAGAAAGGTAGGTGGAAGTGTTGATCTACGTGAGGGTAGGGTCTACAGAGACACCTGCACAGACTCAACCGATGGCCTAAGACTAAGGGCAATTGCAGGAGGCTCAAGAAGGTGAgctgctgggtcctgcacttggggcacagcaaccccaggcagtgctacaggctggggaaggagcgGCTCGAGAGCTGTTTGGCAGAAATGGGCTTGGGAGTGCTGGCTGACAGCTTGCTCAGTATGAGCCAGCTGTGTGCCCAGGTAGCCAAGAAGGTCAATGGCATCTGGCCTGTATCAagaacagtgtggccagcaggactagGGAAGTGATCATCCACTGTACTCAGCAATGGTGAGGCTTGAGTGCTGTGCTCCATTCTGGAACTATCACTTTAATAAGggcattgaggtgctggagcctgtccagagaagggcaacaagggTCCTGAAAGGTCTAGAAAACATGGAttatgaggaacagctgagggagctggatttgtttagtctggagaacaGAAAGCTCAGGAGAGACCTCATCACTGTCTACAGCTCCTTGAAAGGAGTTTGCGGTGAGGTGAAGGCCGGtctctcctgctgtgcctgcagtgaAAGGACTAAAGGTAATGGCCTTAAACTAGGACAGAGgagattcagattagatattagaaaaattttttttcactgttcaggtggtcaggcattggaacaggttgtgcagggaggtggtggagtctcAGAGATGTTTAAGAGGGGTCTGGATCTGGCACTGCATGATGGTTTAGAGGCTACAGTGGCAATGACAAGTTTACagctggactggatgacctcaaaggtctcttccaacctgaagattctatgattctatagtGGGACCAGGAACAGTAGCAGTgtggggaaaaggaaggagaaattaCACAAACAGAGGTCTCTGACCACTCTTAAGGACACAGCCATGGAACATGCACATGTTTATACACTGATGTGTTGAAAGAAAGTCACGAAGTTCCAGCAGCATCAACAAAACACAGGTCACTggggagaagagaaagcaaaaatgtgATCAGTTCCATCTCTAGATGGAACTAGACCAGGACTAGATGGTCTGAAATAGAATTCTAAATCCCCAAATTCTTACAGCAAATTCATCTGCAGGGCAGCACCACCCAGCATTAACAAGGAGCAAAGGGCAAGGCTTATTTCACATACATTGGTGTTACATGACtagaaagaaacagagaagatgGGAGGGAGGAGCTGCCATGAGATACCAGGTCACTCAGTGACTTGTTGCAGTAAAAATTATGTCACTGAATGGCATCCAGTGCAGTCAGGAGGTGTCATCAAACTGTTTTTCAGAACTGACAACCAGAATAATTTGAGGTTTCTATTTCAAGTTTTGTTTCAACAGAGGTTTCATATAAAGAATGATTCAAATCATGTTCTGACCAAAAAGTGGTGGCATGTTTTGTTTCAGGAGGGGCTTTTTGACTGGAGTCCTCGTTCAGCTTCCATGATGCACTGTGTTGCCATTTCCTACATGATATGCACCAATAGCATAAAGGATATAAAACCAAAGTAACACagataggggaaaaaaaggtctAATTGTGGTAAAAGAGCCGACTGGCATTGGTCAGCCCAAGACATATTccagagacaaagaaaaattgAACATGTGTATAGACCTGCCACAAATCACATCTTTCACTGTTTTATTTGTGGTCCCTTAATAATCTGCAATAGAAAAATATGCAATGCTGTATTAATAAGGATGTATACTCTGGACTACAGTTTGGGTTTTATGAGggtcagaaaaataaaaatccagcaaaaagagaaaactgctgTTTTGTACTATTAAAACATTAGTAATCTTATGACATAGAAACACATTCTTCTCAATAAATGGTAATAATATTGCCACATTATTATTAAACCAAACAGATTGATGAGTTTTTGCAACTGGAAATGAGAAACATAGTTGGAATTGTTGTTTAGATGATGCTGTATCTCATTTGGACATAAGAATAACAGTGTAGAGCTTCATTTATGGAAATATCATGGGCAGGCATGTTGGCTGTGGGTCTTGTTTCAGAGGATCCCTTTAATAAAACCATCCAAAAAGCATCACAGCAATGACtggttttcttggtttttccTTACTTATCAAGCATCCATCATTCAAGACCTGATTGAAAAACATGAAACAAGGAGTTTAATAGAGTACCCATATGAACACACTAAGAGCTCAGAAAAATGtgacaaaaaaggaagaaggtACGTCAGACCATATCTCTCACTGAAACTAGTGATttcattaaaatgcatttaatagGTCTGAATAATCACCTTTAATCACAATAAGCAGGCTCACTTTGGCTGCATTGAGACAGCTTATTCCATTGCTATCCTGCAGAGGCCTagcaggacacagctccagagTGTCTTAAACACTTCTTTATTCTAGTATCTTCATATTCCTTAGTTCCTGTGCTATGTGTTAGTATGTGCAGCTTGCTTCAGAGTTTCTTTAGACCAAAGAAATTGCATTAGCATCTCACTATACTTAGATGTCATGCACCCAACATGCCAGCAACAGAACTTCCTTTGAGTTTATCCCAGTGTATCTCTCAGTCACTTCTGTTTAACTGGGCATCAATTCCCAACAGCTTTCCATCAGAAAATACAAATCTGGACAgaagttttcctctgaaataaGGCATGTAATAAGACCTCATTGCCTGACTCTTGCAAGCCTGAAGCAAAAGAGCAGGCTATTTCACCAGGTGCAGGagcatccctgctcctctgcacaCCTTTCTGTCCCCACAAACCTGCTGTGGATTGAGAGGCATTCTCTTTTAATCTTCAACTCATTTCAAATTCATCTGTTGCTATGACATTTTCCAGTTTTTGACTTTCTAGTATTTGCAGTATTCCCATTTGAAAAAGGCTGTCTGAGCAGTAGGAGGCAGAACAG is part of the Poecile atricapillus isolate bPoeAtr1 chromosome 3, bPoeAtr1.hap1, whole genome shotgun sequence genome and encodes:
- the LOC131577272 gene encoding pantetheinase-like; this translates as MLPSQALLPAVLFALAALQALASDTFMAAVYEHAVILPGPTEEPVSPDSALALMNKNMDVLEGAIKEAAQQGAHIIVTPEDGIYGWRFTRESIYPYLEDIPDPVVNWIPCTDPSRFGPAPVQERLSCMARNNSIYVVANIGDKKPCDSSDPDCPRDGRYQYNTDVVFDTQGKLVARYHKYNLFRGETQFNYPKEPEAVIFETPFGKFGTFTCFDILFYEPAVVLVSKMQVDTVLFPTAWMNVLPFLTAIEFHSAWAMGMRVNLLSANTHNTSMAMTGSGLFTPEGPATYHYDSATEEGRLLLAEMRTHPRLSPTYPPAINWSLYATSIKKFPGENDTFSGAVRKDIFTFSELKHKDGNYTVCQGDLCCHLVYQMSNKRKDEVYVLGAFDGLHGSVIKYHWQICSLLKCPSTNLSTCGQPVETAQTKFEMFSLSGTFGTSYVFPEVLYSGVQLAPGEFQVLRDGRLNSKRGTSKPLLTATLFGRLYEKDQPHPLRISP